In the genome of Podospora pseudocomata strain CBS 415.72m chromosome 7, whole genome shotgun sequence, the window GTTGGAGTGAGGGCAAAATGAATGGGAGTAGGTAACACTTCTCCTTTGACTTGGTCATGAAACCATTGACCGGAAGAAGCTATTCTGTAGTATTATATAGAGGAATAAGAACAGGTTACTCCCTTTGCTGAGAAAGTCGCAAAATGTACAATGTCTCCAGCCAAATCTGAAGCCCAAATAGGAAAGAagtgctggtgttgttgaagtatCCCCGATAAGCTGATAAGCACACCTCCGATAGCGGATATCGATCTATCCAGCTGAAATCAGCCCCGCGCTCTCCTCTGCTACATGCATGTGGGTCTTGGGTCTGAACGATCGCTGCCCCGCCATGACTGACTGGGGTTGTGAGTCAAATCAACTTTCTTGGTGTGGGTGGCATTGCTGTAGTTGAAGATATTCCCGTCGTCCACCACCTACGCCAACAAAACTCCCAATTGCACACCAGAACAGCAATATGGCTCAAACAAGCAGCGCCTCACCGGGGGATCTCACCACAGAGATCCTCCAGGCTCTTTCCCAGAAGGACCCCATCAACTCGACCGAGGCTTTCCCCCAGATCCCCTTCGAGTCCATCAAAGCCGCCCTCGACCGTCTCGCTTCCCGGTCTATGGTCAAATACGAACAAATCGAGCGCGAAGAGGCCTTCTTGGAACCAGAGGCTGAGATTATCGTCAGCCACGGCAGTCACGAGGCCCGTGTCTTCGATGCGGTGCACAAGGCGTTGGAAGGCTTGTCGATTCAGGATTTGGAAAAGGAGATCGGCGACAAGACAGTGACCAAGCTTGGTCAGGGCAAGGCTTTCAAGGAGAAGTGGATCAAGAAGGATGGTAGCAAGTTGGTTGCGTTGGTATGTGGTTTGCGCCGAGTCTGGTCGTTGACAACGACAAGCATACAGATGCTGACTGCAGTTGGTATAGGTCGACTCGATCAACGATGTTACGAGGGATCAACTCAGGGTGATCAAGGAGACAAAGACACACGATGCCAAGATTATTGCCGACCTGAAGAAGCGCAAGCTTCTTAAGCTCCAGAAGGTCATTTCCTTCACGATACACAAGGCCGAGAAGTTCGCCCTCGAGAtggtcaaggaggagacaGATCTTACCGCCGAGATGCTGGCATCTGGCGCGTGGAAGGAGGCTACTTTCAGTGAGTGCTGGCAGAGCTGTGCGCATGGCTTGGGCAGGAGCCAATACTGCTTGCTGTCCGAGGCCGGCACGAGAAGGACAATAAGGACAATAAGGCTGACACTCTGGCAGAGCCATACAACTTCAAGGCACTGGGTGCTGATCAACATGCTGGTGCCCTTCACCCCCTGAACAAGGTCCGCTCTGAGTTCCGGTTAGTTGAATCTCTGCCAAGCCCCCCGTTTCGACCCCTAACCCTGGGCTGGTTATACTGACCTCTTGCACAGTCAAATCTTCTTCGAGATGGGCTTCACAGAAATGCCTACCAACCAGTTCGTCGAGTCTGGCTTCTGGGTATGTTGGATCATGACGTGGTCAAACTCTGCGTGGCTAACATGATCACAGAACTTCGACACACTCTTCGTCCCTCAGCAGCATCCTGCTCGTGATCTCCAAGATACTTTCTACGTCTCAGACCCACCAAAGGCCGGCAGACCTACTGCCACTGGTCCAGATGACAAGGCGGACTATGAGGAGTATTTCAAGAACGTACAACAAGTCCACCAGGACGGCAAGTATGACTCGATCGGTTACAGATATCCCTGGGCTGAGGATGAGTCGCTAAGGTATGTTGTTCCTGCCACAATTTGCAGCAATATGAATTAATTCAGTGCAGACTTGTTCTACGGACACACACCACTTCCGTTTCTGCTGCCATGCTGCACAAGCTCGCGCAACAGAAAGACGAGAATGGGCGTGTGCCACCAGCGCGGTACTTCTCTATCGACAGAGTCTTCAGGAACGAGACAGTCGATGCCACACATCTTTGCGAGTTCCACCAAGTAGAGGGCGTCATTGCTGATTATGGCCTGACCCTCGGTGGCCTGATGGAGTTCATGGATATGTTCTTCGGCGCCATGGGTGTCACAGATTTGCGTTACAAGCCTGCGTAAGTTGTTCTGCTCTACCCTGGTTCAAGAGCAGATGCTGATGTTTCACAGTTACAACCCGTACACTGAGCCATCGATGGAAatcttctcccaccacaagggcctcaacaagctcatcgAAATCGGTAACTCTGGTATTTTCAGGCCTGAGATGTTGGAGGCGATGGGTCTGCCCAGGGACTTGAGGGTGTTCGGTTTCGGTCTGAGTCTGGAGAGACCAACTATGATCAAGTATGGTATCTCCAACATTCGCGAGCTCCTCGGCCACCAAGTCGACCTGAGCTTCGTGCAAAAGAACCCGGCCGTTCGTTTCGACAAATAGGTGAATCTACGATAGACGGGGGAAAATCAAAAGATCAAAACCTGCAAACAATCACGTCCAAAAACAGTCCACAGATGAATGTGGTGCCGAAAGAAATGTTGTGTTACAATGCCACCGCAGTCCAGGCAGCGGCATTATCTATGCCGACTTGGCCAGAAGTGGCATTGCGGTGAATCTGTGTAGAGTTAGCCAAGACGGTTGCCTTGCCGTGCTTGCTCATGTTGCGGACCGCCGAACCACTGAATGATATGGTCCGCAATTCTTGTATGCATGGCGTCTAGGAGGATGACGAATAGAATCAAAAGAGTCGTATACTAACTAATCATGGGACCAGCCCTACGGGGGAAGATTACCCCACATTGAATGAAACAGATACCGGTTATGTTAGGGATTAACAGCATGTAAGGTTCTTTTGACTAACAACTCGGGCCGTCCTCAGCTCGCGGCGGCGTTGGACGGCTAAGACGGAAGTGTAACCATTGTAGAGTTACGTTTTTTAGGACACGCCGAGGAAGCCTGAGGACCGAGGCGAGGACCATCCATGCCTGATAAGGCGACAAATTGGGGGAGTGGTCACAAGTGTGGGAGGATGACATGACTGTTAAGTTGCTTGGGGGTTCGTATCGAGAATGGAATGCTGGGTGAGTGAGTAATAAAAGAGTTGTCGGAGCCTTGCCTGGAAGGACTTTTGTTCTACTTTCCTCAAGTGGTTTTTCGTtttcccttccttcttcctcagGTCCTACATCAGGCTTACACATACACACCATCTGGGGGAAAGTGCTTATATATTCCCGTTACCCTACCTACCCGACACACTGGAACTAGGCGGTGGCAGTGCAAACTGTAACCACCGATCAGATAATCTTTTGTCCAATTGTTTGCGACATgacgtcttcgtcttctccttcggGACAAGGCTCCCGCCCGGGTCCGCTTGATATTGGGGGTTCTTCATCGTCCAGATCAACGGTATGTTTGCCTGGTAGTGGTTGGAGAGGCCGAATGAACAAGACTGACGACAGGAAAAAGGACTATTTTAACTGCAATGGTGAAGCGACATCGCCTACGTCTCCTGCGTCGGCTACTGCCCCGCTGTTTCCACGGAGTAGGACGGCGTATGGGAGCTCGCCGCCTGATTCGGTCAAGAGTGTCAAGAGCCCGAGGAAGGTGAATGCGAATA includes:
- the FRS2 gene encoding Phenylalanyl-tRNA synthetase, beta subunit, cytoplasmic (BUSCO:EOG09261RU1; EggNog:ENOG503NTY7; COG:J), which encodes MAQTSSASPGDLTTEILQALSQKDPINSTEAFPQIPFESIKAALDRLASRSMVKYEQIEREEAFLEPEAEIIVSHGSHEARVFDAVHKALEGLSIQDLEKEIGDKTVTKLGQGKAFKEKWIKKDGSKLVALVDSINDVTRDQLRVIKETKTHDAKIIADLKKRKLLKLQKVISFTIHKAEKFALEMVKEETDLTAEMLASGAWKEATFKPYNFKALGADQHAGALHPLNKVRSEFRQIFFEMGFTEMPTNQFVESGFWNFDTLFVPQQHPARDLQDTFYVSDPPKAGRPTATGPDDKADYEEYFKNVQQVHQDGKYDSIGYRYPWAEDESLRLVLRTHTTSVSAAMLHKLAQQKDENGRVPPARYFSIDRVFRNETVDATHLCEFHQVEGVIADYGLTLGGLMEFMDMFFGAMGVTDLRYKPAYNPYTEPSMEIFSHHKGLNKLIEIGNSGIFRPEMLEAMGLPRDLRVFGFGLSLERPTMIKYGISNIRELLGHQVDLSFVQKNPAVRFDK
- a CDS encoding hypothetical protein (EggNog:ENOG503PR23), whose amino-acid sequence is MTSSSSPSGQGSRPGPLDIGGSSSSRSTDYFNCNGEATSPTSPASATAPLFPRSRTAYGSSPPDSVKSVKSPRKVNANSYCGRHSDEFLFGGRSLGDLWRAVKK